A portion of the Bubalus kerabau isolate K-KA32 ecotype Philippines breed swamp buffalo chromosome 1, PCC_UOA_SB_1v2, whole genome shotgun sequence genome contains these proteins:
- the LOC129641469 gene encoding apolipoprotein L2-like, with product MSSEDRRKSSDSENFFEDIIQYLKDSVSREQLELLLTEEEAWESFVAEADLSREEADVLREYLLELKTDLVEEDQDRPQQDQLDRKRFLEEFPRVKRELEESIAKLHALADKVDKVHRDCTITNVVANSAGAVSGVLTILGLALAPMTAGISLGLSATGLGLGAAAAVTSVSTSIVEHVSRSSAETEASRLMPIDINGEEAFAEVLCKRTPQIVSSTKNLIQALKGIGKNVRAIKLAKVNPRLASHAKRFMTVGQVSARSSKQVQRAFGGTALAMTKSARIVGAATAGAALLVDVAFLVKEAKHLHEGAKTESAERMRQLATELEKKLEELIRTYESL from the exons ATGAGCTCAGAAGACCGTAGGAAAAGCTCAG aCAGTGAAAACTTTTTTGAGGATATCATTCAGTATTTAAAGGACTCAGTGAGCAGAGAACAGCTGGAACTCCTGCTCACTGAAGAGGAAGCCTGGGAGAGTTTTGTGGCTGAGGCTGATTTGTCCAG GGAAGAGGCAGATGTACTACGTGAATATCTGCTGGAGCTGAAAACAGACTTGGTAGAGGAGGACCAAGACAGGCCACAACAAGACCAGCTGGACAGGAAGAGGTTTTTGGAGGAATTTCCTCGGGTGAAACGGgagctggaggagagcatagcaaagCTCCATGCTCTGGCAGACAAGGTCGACAAGGTGCACAGGGACTGCACCATCACCAACGTGGTGGCCAACTCTGCCGGCGCTGTGTCTGGTGTCCTGACCATCCTTGGCCTGGCTCTGGCACCCATGACAGCAGGCATCAGTCTGGGACTCTCAGCCACTGGGTTAGGGCTGGGAGCGGCGgctgctgtgaccagtgtgtccACCAGCATTGTGGAACACGTAAGCAGGTCATCAGCAGAAACCGAAGCCAGTCGCCTTATGCCAATAGATATCAATGGAGAGGAGGCATTTGCAGAGGTTTTATGTAAGAGGACACCCCAGATCGTTTCCTCTACAAAGAACCTCATCCAAGCCTTGAAAGGCATTGGGAAAAATGTTCGTGCCATCAAGCTGGCCAAAGTCAACCCTCGCTTAGCATCCCACGCTAAGCGCTTCATGACTGTGGGGCAAGTCTCCGCCCGAAGCAGCAAGCAGGTGCAGAGAGCATTTGGAGGCACGGCTCTGGCAATGACCAAAAGCGCCCGGATCGTGGGTGCAGCCACGGCAGGTGCTGCCCTCCTGGTGGATGTGGCCTTCCTGGTGAAAGAGGCAAAGCACTTGCACGAAGGGGCAAAGACAGAGTCAGCGGAAAGGATGAGGCAGCTGGCCACGGAGCTGGAGAAGAAATTGGAAGAGCTCATCCGGACCTATGAGAGTCTGTAG